The following are encoded together in the Lepidochelys kempii isolate rLepKem1 chromosome 7, rLepKem1.hap2, whole genome shotgun sequence genome:
- the LOC140915210 gene encoding uncharacterized protein produces the protein MVQRSPESSFPAMIITVVQGYVPLELRNCQPAEERFTSVGDRTFRNNVSSALALEPGQPPGNGQDIKKKKQEKKSTERSGGQDALNLLPAAAAAAPLPDNVSPLTTRATSSNEGIGSHTAEGLSDPNSCAVSAEVTAQRNILQEHGGQTGSDLLTQAAEAKGRSLPISMPLAECAKEYVTANLTDSSDDLPTPKSIVTVPSPNTVDDKEIGTADAIFVDSGPESDNIAASSTKKSENDPENTSLESSPSAEAILTQGVTQTNSCELEPLWQSEQLDGKRDLHAVSLPQGKEADYFTTQEAKQGPGFLEVGHKEQTVIQRGGQKTDGTESLLMKKETLILNYPTTGGSDSEKYGAVVNVQSLNDNPELSDVNSLCRRDITTTKGNDPNLHLSENNWKQLAACTLKPGLAFNPSDLFLVPKPDEPPGESVSANEPQDPGRSKAQKTTSETVEPRFEREPQKVNLFVSTEPFNMPLLLKVEGEQKPDLTSENTKDQDSINETIKADIKML, from the exons ATGGTGCAAAGATCTCCTGAGAGCTCCTTTCCTGCCATGATCATAACTGTTGTTCAAGGTTACGTTCCACTGGAACTACGAAACTGTCAACCAGCAGAGGAAAGGTTCACAAGTGTGGGAGACAGAACATTCAG GAAT AATGTTtcctcagccctggctctggaACCAGGCCAGCCTCCTGGTAATGGGCaagatataaaaaagaaaaaacaggaaaagaagagTACAGAAAGATCTGGTGGTCAAGACGCCTTGAATCTTCtacctgcagctgctgctgctgcaccactgCCTGATAATGTCTCACCATTAACTACAAGGGCTACGAG CAGTAATGAAGGCATCGGTAGCCACACTGCTGAAGGTTTATCTGATCCAAATTCATGTGCAGTGTCTGCAGAGGTGACGGCACAGCGAAATATCCTGCAAGAACATGGAGGACAAACTGGTTCTGACTTACTGACACAGGCTGCAGAAGCAAAGGGGAGAAGCCTACCTATCTCCATGCCTTTAGCAGAATGTGCCAAAGAATATGTCACAGCAAATCTCACAGACAGCAGTGATGATTTACCAACCCCAAAGAGTATTGTAACGGTGCCTTCCCCAAACACGGTGGATGACAAAGAAATAGGAACAGCAGATGCTATATTTGTGGACAGTGGCCCAGAAAGTGACAATATTGCTGCCTCTTCTACTAAAAAGAGTGAGAATGATCCAGAAAATACAAGCTTAGAATCTAGCCCTTCTGCAGAAGCTATTTTGACACAAGGAGTTACACAAACAAATTCATGTGAATTAGAACCATTATGGCAGAGTGAACAGCTGGATGGCAAGAGGGATTTGCATGCTGTCTCATTACCCCAGGGTAAAGAAGCAGATTACTTTACCACTCAAGAGGCCAAGCAGGGGCCAGGATTTTTGGAAGTGGGTCATAAGGAGCAGACTGTAATACAGCGAGGTGGACAGAAAACAGATGGCACAGAGAGTCTGTTAATGAAAAAGGAAACCTTAATCCTAAATTATCCCACAACAGGAGGCTCAGACAGTGAAAAATATGGAGCAGTTGTGAATGTTCAGAGTTTGAATGATAACCCTGAGCTCAGTGATGTCAACAGTTTATGTAGAAGAGATATAACCACAACTAAAGGGAATGACCCAAACCTACATCTCTCTGAAAACAATTGGAAGCAACTAGCAGCTTGCACTTTAAAGCCAGGTTTGGCTTTTAACCCTTCGGACCTGTTCCTGGTACCAAAGCCAGATGAACCTCCAGGGGAATCTGTGTCTGCAAATGAACCCCAAGATCCAGGTAGAAGTAAAGCACAAAAAACAACTTCTGAAACAGTGGAGCCCAGGTTTGAAAGAGAGCCTCAAAAGGTGAATTTGTTTGTTAGCACTGAACCTTTCAACATGCCTCTGTTGCTTAAGGTAGAGGGAGAGCAAAAACCAGATCTCACATCTGAAAACACCAAAGATCAAGATAGCATTAATGAAACAATAAAAGCTGATATT AAAATGCTATGA